TTCAAAACCACCGTTGAGGAGGTCAGCAAGGTCACCGGGAAAGTTCTTCTGACGGATGCCGAAGTGGTGATTTCCGGTGGTCGTGGCATGAAGGGTCCGGAGAACTGGGAACTCGTTGAGGAGCTGGCCCGATTGCTCCGAGGCGCCACAGCCTGTTCCCGCCCTGTATCGGATGAAGGCTGGCGCCCGCACGAAGAGCACACCGGGCAAACCGGGAAGATCATCGCCCCTGACCTGTACTGGGCCTTCGGCATATCGGGTGCCATCCAGCACCTGGCAGGTGTAAGCTCTTCCAGGGTGATCGCGGCTGTCAACAAGGATCCTGATGCGCCCATTTTTGAGGCGGCGGACTACGGTATCGTGGGCGATGCCATGAAGGTGCTGCCGGAGCTGATCGCAGCAGTGAAGGAGATGAAAGGGGAGTAGGGGAATGATAGCCGATAGCCGATAGCCGATTGCCGATTGCCGATTGGAAAGAAAATTGACGATTGACCCTCTGTGTGCCTCTGTGGTTAAATGACCAGAGGTTCACCTGACTGGTGTCAGAATTTAATCTCAAAATCCTTATCGGGCATGAAGTTTTCCCTGAACCAGTAATAGATCCTATCGTTTGTTTTATTATCCTGATAATCCGGAGGATAGCTAAAGCCGGTGATCTGAAGATCCACCGGTACGGTAAGCTGGTAAAATGCTTTTTCGAGCGGCTTTCCCCAGTACCGCGTTGAGGTAAGGATGTAGGTGGCATGGTCGCGGACTTTCTGCCGGTAAACGATATGAAATGCCTTTTCCTCATCGGTCTTCAGCTGAATAACGAAAGAGAATCCTTCTTCTCCATCCAGCACAAGGCAGCTGTTGTTTTCGCCCGGAGATACCACGGCCGGTAGAATATTTTGTAAATTTGTTTCAAAATCACCACCAAATCATGCCTGACATCACCGGGAAAAACTACAAACTTCTCCTGATCAACCCCCGGAGTCAGATGATCAGGAAGGGGATTGAATTCAACCTTTATACGGTTTATGAACCACTGGGCCTGGCTCTTGTGGCTGCGCTTACCCCGCCGCACTGGGAGGTTGAGATCCTGGATGAGAATTTTGATCCGGTCACATTCAGGGAGGCCGACCTGGTGGGGTTGACTTCATTCACTTCGAATGCCTTTCGCGCCTATGAAATTGCACAGATCTTTCGCACCAGAGGTATACCTGTGGTGATGGGCGGCATTCACGTAAGCATGATCCCGGAAGATGCACTGCCCTTTATCGATACGGTGTTCACCGGGGAGGCAGAGGGGGCATGGGCGGAAGTGATCGCTGATTTTGAGGCAGGACGGCTGAAGAAACGTTACGATGGAGGATTGCCTGAACTGGATGCCATACCAAAACCCCGGCATGATCTTGCTCATCCCCGTCTTATTTACGCTTCTGTGCAAACCACACGGGGTTGCCCGATGGATTGTGACTTTTGTACCGTTTCGGCTTTTAATGGTACCAGGTACCGGCTTCGAGAGGTAAAGGAAATCCTTGACGAACTGGAGAGCATCCCCAACAGAAGGGTCTTTTTTGTGGATGACAACATCATTGGCCACAGCAGGCAGACGCAGGAGCATGCCAAGGAATTGTTCAGGGGAATGATCCTGCGGAAGCTGGACAAGGAATGGTTCTCGCAGGCAGGCATGAACATTGCCGGTGATCCGGAACTGCTCGGTCTGGCTGCGAAGAGCGGGTGCAAAATGTTGCTGCTGGGCATCGAATCAGAGAGGGCCGAGAACCTGCAGGAGATGCATAAGAACGTGAACCTGAAGCTCGGTGTGAAAAATTACCGGAAGGTTTAGAGACGGTTGCACGGGCACGGTATTGCCGTCCTGGGAGCCTTTATCTTTGGCCTGGAAAGCGACTCGGTGGAAGATCTGCACCAGCGGAGCGACTATATCCGTCGGTCGGGGGTGGATGCCATCCAGACCACTATCCTGACACCCTATCCGGGGACAAGGCTTTTTGAGAAAATGGTTCGCGAGGATAGGCTGATGAAAACGGATTTTCCAGGGGACTGGCAGCATTATAACATGTTCGAGACCACGTTCCGGCCTCATAAGATGTCACCCGAGGCCCTTTCCGCTGCCATGACAAAAATCTGGAAGAAGATATACAGCAGGAAGAACCTCCGGATGCAGGCGATCAAGACATTTTTCAATTGCTGGCGTCCCAATCCGGTGCGATGGGCAAGAAAGGGCCTGAATGCGGCGCTGTGGGGTTTTTATACCAACCACCTGACGTACAAGCGAACGGTGGAGCAGTATTACGTGGAAGAATAAACGATCGCCATCGCCACTAGTTCCGCGATGTCGTAATTCTTCATCTCCTCCTCCCGGTTCTTGTACTTGATTCCGTCGGTCATCATCGTCATGCAGAACGGGCAGGCGGTGGCAACGATCTGGGCACCTGTGGCAATGGCATCTTCGATGCGCTCGATGAACACTTCCTTTTCACCCTTTTCGGCCTCCTTGAACATCTGCCCGCCGCCGGCGCCGCAGCACAGGGCAAAGCTTTTACAACGCTTCATCTCCACGTTCCCGGCGGACAGGGCAGCCAGAACTTCCCGCGGGGCGGCGTACTCGCCATTGGCACGGCCCAGGTAACAGGGATCGTGATAGGTTATCTTTTTGTTATGCAAGCCATTGCTGTTTAACTGCAGTTTTCCGGAACGGATCATATCCCGCAGGAACTGGGAATGATGGATCACCTCGAATTTTCCTCCCAGGTCCGGGTATTCGTTCTTGAACGTGTTGAAGTCGTGTGGGTCGCAGGTAATGATCTTTTTCACCTCGTATCCCTGCAGGATCTGGATGATCATCAGCGCCTGCATCTGGAAGAGCATTTCGTTTCCGGCCCTTCGGGCCACATCGCCCGAATCAGTTTCTTCCACGCCCAGCACAGCGTAATCGGTTGCGAGGTGATGCAGGATCTTCACGAATTCGCGGGTGACTTTTTTGTAGCGGTCGTCGAATGCGCCGGCACTGCCCACCCAGAACAAGTACTCAGGTCTCTTCCCTTTCGCGAACAGATCAGACATGACCGGGACCTCGATCGGGGCGTTCTGGCTGTCGTGAAGGTCGGCGATCCACAGCAGGCGGTCTTCGGGGGAGAACTGCCAGGGCGCGCCGTTGTTCTCGATGTTGGTGAACACGGTATTCAGCTCACCGGGGCCAGCAGCTTGTTCCATCACCAGGTAGCGGCGCAGGTCGACGATGAGCGAGGGATGGTTGATATTGACGGGACACTCCTGCGCGCAGGCGTTGCAGGTGGTGCAGGCCCAAAGCTCTTCGGCAGTGATGTAATCCCCGATGAGAGCCTTTCCATCTGTAAAGCTTTTATCCTTGACCAGCCCGGGTCCTTTTTCTTTCATCCGTGCCCTCACGTCCATGATGATCTTGCGGGGTGACAGCCGTTTGCCGGTGATATTGGCCGGACAGGAGGCGGTGCAGCGGCCGCACTCGGTGCAGGTGAGTGCGTCGAGGTAGTTTTTCCAGGTGATGTCTTCTACATCCAGCACGCCGAACCGGGAAGGTGCTTCGGATTGCCCTTCCGGTGCGGGAGCATAAGCCGTGGCCGGATCCATCATCAGCTTCACCTCTTTCGTCACATTTTCCATGTTCGGCAGGTACCCCAGCGGCTCCAGCCTCGACAGGAATACATTGGGGACCGACATGAACACGTGGAAATGTTTTGAGTACGGCAGCACATTGGCAAAAAGGAAGATCAGCAGGATGTGCGACCACCAGAAGCCCTCGTGGCAGACGCGGGCCTTTTCGAGCGAAAAATCCGAGAAGGCTTCTGCACTGGCGATGTATGAACTCACGGGAAAGGTTCCTTTGATATCCTGAAGGGCAAGATGGGAATGGACCAGGTAAAAAGTGTTCATGCCCAGCAGGGAGACCATCAGCAGGAAGATCAGTGTCAGGGCGATGTTCGCATCTGCATGGGAGGTGTGTTTCATTTCGATCCCGGTAAAACGCTTGATATGCAGAAAGATGCGACGTGCCAGGAAGGCCAGGATCACGCCTCCGATGATCAGGGCAAAGATGTCGGCCAATGCGGTGATCGCATCGTAGACCGGCCCCAGGAACGCAAGCGCCCTTTCGGTCCCGAACAGGCCATCGATCACCATCTCGATACTGCCGATCAGGATCACGATGAAACCCCACCATACCAGGGCGTGCATGAATCCGACCACGGGCTTGCGCAGGATCTTGCTCTGTCCGAAGGCCACCTTTAGCATCAATGTTGTCCTTTTACCCCATTGGCCAATGGGGAACGGTTTTGTGATCCTGAAGTATTTTAAGATGCGGGTAGTGGTAACGGAAAAAATGCCGAGAGTGATCACCAGGGCAACTGCGAAGAGGATTTGTTTAAGCATTTCAGCATAGATTTATGATTATTCAGGGATCAGAGAATCGTGCGGAAGTAGTCGATCGTCTTTACCAATCCTTCTTCAAGCGGCACCTTTGGTGACCAGTTCAGCTTGGTTTTGGCCAGTGAAATGTCGGGTTGCCTTTGCATGGGATCATCCGGGGGGAGCGGTTCATTGACGATCCTGGAGCGGGAGCCGGTCAGCCGTAGAATTTGATTGGCCAGTTCCAATATGGTAAATTCACAGGGATTCCCAATATTCACCGGGCCGATGAACGCATCCGGGGAGGCCATCATGCGCACCATGCCTTCGACCAGGTCGTCGACATACTGGAAGCTGCGAGTTTGTGACCCGTCGCCGTAAATGGTGATGTCGTCGTTTTTCAGGGCCTGAACGATAAAGTTGGAGATCACCCTTCCGTCGTGCGGGTGCATGCGTGGTCCATACGTATTGAAGATGCGCACGATCTTGATTTTGACCTTGTTTTGTTTGTGATAGTTGATGAAGAGGGTCTCGGCTGCCCGTTTACCCTCATCGTAGCAGGCCCGTTCACCGATGGGATTCACATGCCCCCAATAAGTCTCGATCTGGGGATGGATTTGCGGATCGCCATAGACCTCACTGGTGGATGCCTGCAGGATCTTTGCCCTGATCCGCTTGGCGAGCCCCAGCATATGGATGGCTCCCATGACCGATGTCTTGACCGTTTTGATCGGATTGTACTGGTAATGAATGGGTGAAGCCGGGCATGCCAGGTTGTAGATCTCATCCACTTCTATGTAAAAGGGCATCGTCACATCGTGGCGGATCAGTTCGAAATAGGGATTCTTCAGCAGGTGTACCACATTTTGTTTCTGACCGGTGAAATAATTGTCGAGACAGATGACTTCATTACCGTCGTTCAGTAACCGTTCACAGAGGTGTGAGCCTACAAATCCGGCACCGCCGGTGACCAAGACTTTTTTTCTGATCATGGTGATAAGATTGACAAATGTTTCTTATTTTATTGTATTGATGCCGATACAGAAATAATCAAATCCAAGGCGTTTCATTTCAGCGTGATCATAAATATTCCGTCCGTCAAAAATGGCAGGAGTCCGCAGGAGTTCTTTTATGGTCGAAAAGTCAGGGAATCTGAATTCGGGCCATTCGGTGACCATCACCAGGCAGTCGGCACCCTTGAGGGCTTCATACTGGTGATTGGAGTAAGTGATGCGATCGTCCAGGTAACGTTTAGCTTCCTTCACGGCCACCGGGTCATAGGCCTTGACTCTGGCACCGGCGCCGAGCAATTTTTCGATGATCACCAGTGAAGGCGCCTCCCGCATGTCATCGGTCAGCGGTTTGAAGGATAATCCCCAGATAGCGATGGTTTTGCCCTTGATGTCGTGGGCAAAGTAGTTCATGATCTTGTTGAAAAGAACGGACTTTTGATCCTGGTTCACGGCTTCAACGGCTTTCAGTACGCGGAGTTCGTAATGGAATTCCTCAGCAGTATTGATCAGTGCTTTGACATCTTTCGGAAAGCAGGATCCCCCGTAGCCGATTCCCGGGTAGATGAATTTAGGGCCTATGCGCGAATCGGAACCGATTCCTTTCCGGACCATGTTGACATCGGCACCCACAATTTCGCAAAGGTTGGCGATATCGTTCATGAAGCTGATCTTGGTGGCCAGCATCGAATTGGCTGCATACTTTGTCATTTCAGCGGATGCAATGTCCATGAAGATGATCGGGTGCCCGTTCAGTGTGAAGGGTTTATACAGCCTTTTCATCAGATCTTCTGCCCGCGGCGAATCCAGCCCCACGATAATGCGGTCTGGTTTCAGGAAGTCTTCAATGGCTGCACCTTCTTTTAAAAATTCGGGATTGGAAGCCACATCAAATGGGATGACAACCTTTCGCCGATCGAGTTCACCCTGGATGGCATTCCTCACCCTGGTGGCTGTCCCGACAGGCACCGTACTTTTTGTGACCACCAGCAGGTAGTCGTTCATGTATTTCCCGCAGTCACGGGCGACTTGGAGCACATAACGGAGGTCAGCGCTTCCGTCCTCACCCGGGGGAGTTCCAACTGCGATAAAGATGACATCACACTCCGCCGTGGCCTCCTGAATGCTGGTGGTAAAATGCAGCCGGTCTTTTTTCATGTTACGAAGCAACATTTCTTCCAGCCCCGGCTCGAAAATGGGGATGATGCCTTTTTTCAGATCTTCGATCTTTTTCTGGTTAACGTCGACACAGACGACATCAATGCCAACCTCAGCAAAGCAAGTCCCCGTGACCAAACCGACATAACCGCTTCCAACAATGGTAATTTTCATGGAACGAGGGATTTATTCATAAAAAGTAGACAAATATAGCGTAATTTTACTCGTTGGATTGCAGTAATCCTTTTTCGAATCGTATTGCAGGAAAGAACAAACAGGACATTTATGAAAAAGATTCTGGTGACTGGAGGTACGGGCTTCATTGGATCGCACACGGTGGTAATACTGCAACAGAGTGGTTATGAGGTCATTGTTGTTGACAATCTTTCCAACTCCACGATGGATGTACTGGACAACATTACCCGTATTACGGGGATCCGTCCGGCTTTTGAGCAATTTGACCTGGTGGATCCGATCCGGACGGCAGATTTTTTCAAAAGACACCCTGATCTTTCCGGTGTCATTCATTTTGCAGCTTTCAAGGCTGCAGGAGAATCGATGTCCAAACCGCTTGAGTATTACCGGAACAATGTGGCATCCCTGATCAACATTCTGGAAGGAATGCGCGATAATGGAATCCGCGACATCGTGTTCAGTTCTTCGTGTACGGTTTACGGTCAGCCGGATCAGCTACCGGTTACGGAAGATGCGCCCCTTAAGCCCGCCTGGTCACCTTATGGAAGTACAAAACAGATCTGTGAGGAGATCCTTCGGTTCTCCTCCCTGCTGTTGTCGGTCCGGGTGATATCATTGCGCTATTTCAATCCGATCGGTGCCCACGAATCCGCATTGATCGGTGAATTGCCGCTGGGTGTGCCGAATAATCTCATTCCATTCATCACCCAGACCGCCATTGGCAAGCATGAATGCCTGTCGGTTTACGGGGATGATTATGACACGCCCGATGGAACTGCGATCCGCGATTATATCCACGTTATGGACCTTGCCCGGGCCCACCTGGTCGCAGTGGAACGGATGATCAGCGGAAAGTGCACATCGAACATGGAGGTCTTTAACCTGGGCACCGGAGAGGGATATACGGTGATGGAGGTCATCCGCTCCTTTGAACGGGTGAGCGGTGTCAGGCTGAATCACAAAATCGTATCCCGGCGGCCGGGCGATGTTGAAAAAGTCTGGGCAGATACACGCCTGGCCAATGATGAACTGGGCTGGAAAGCGGAACGGACACTGGATGAGATGGTGCTTTCCGCCTGGAACTGGGAGAAGGCACTTGCCCACAAGCGGCAGATAGCCCTGCCTGAAAACAAATGACATTGACTGAAAACCAATAATCTCAGGCTTTCTTAAAAATTCATCCTATGCAAACAATCATGGTCACCGGAGGGGCAGGTTTTATCGGTTCCCATCTTGTCAGATTGCTGGTCAAGAAATATCCAGGTACGCTGATCGTCAATTTTGACAAGCTCACCTATGCCGGCAACCTGGCCAACCTCACCGATATTGAAGCATCACCCAACTACCGTTTCATAAAAGGGGATATCGTTGATGAGGAATTCGTCATGTCGACCTTCGAAACGCATCGTTTCGACGGAGTCATTCACCTTGCAGCCGAGTCGCATGTCGACCGTTCCATCGTGAGCCCGAAGGAGTTCATCATGACCAACATTGTCGGCACCGTCAACCTGCTGAATGCTGCCAGGCATTATTGGAACGGACACTATGAGGGGAAAAGGTTTTACCATGTATCTACCGATGAGGTGTATGGCTCGCTTGGTGATGAGGGCAAATTCCTTGAAACCACCCCCTATGATCCCCGTAGCCCCTATTCGGCGTCCAAGGCCAGCAGCGATCACCTGGTCAGGGCTTATTACCATACGTATGGATTGCCGGTGGTGATTTCCAACTGTTCCAACAATTACGGGCCGAACCAGTTCCCGGAGAAGCTTATACCATTGATAATTAATAATATAAGACATCGGAAGTCATTGCCTGTCTACGGGAAAGGGCTGAATGTGCGCGATTGGCTGTATGTGGAGGATCACGCCAGGGCCATCGACCTGATCTATCAAAAGGGGAAAGATGGGCAGACATACAACATCGGGGGCAACAATGAACGGCAGAACATTGACATCGTCAGGACCCTCTGCCGCATCATGGACCGGAAGCTGGGCAGGGGGGAAGGGGAGAGCGAAAAGCTGATCACGTATGTCACCGACCGTGCCGGACACGATTTCCGTTATGCCATTGATTCATCCAGGCTGCAGAACGAACTAAACTGGCGGCCCGAGGTGAAGTTTGATGAAGGATTCGAAAAGACCGTTGACTGGTACCTCGACAATCAGAAATGGTTGGATGAAGTTACCTCAGGTGATTATTTAAAGTATTACGAGAAAATGTATCAGGGGCGGTGAGAGGGTGAATCAAAAGTACTTAACCACAAAGGAGCACTAAGGTTTTCACGAAGGTACACAAAGTATTATCATTGATTATCAAAAACTTAGTAAAGTACTTTGAGTACCTTTGTGTTTAAGAAAAGCATTTTGATCCCCCCCTCCTGGGAGTGGGGTACTTGCAACTACCGTATAACGATCATCTTCTGCATATAAACACGATCATCAAACATCATTTGCAGGAAATAAATCCCCTCTGCAATGCTTTCTAAATCCAGTATGATCGTTTTAACACCATTGTATTCTTTATGAATTGAAAGCATTATGTTACCGGAAGGATCATAAAAAGTTGCCGTCATTTCACTGTAATAAAATTCAGGAAGGATATACACTTGATCAGATGCGGGAACGGGATAAATGGAAACCGGTACATCCTTATCCATATCTTCCAGACCTACATACACCATATGGGTCACGGAATCCTGACCGCAATCGTTGTATACGTGCAGTACG
Above is a genomic segment from Bacteroidales bacterium containing:
- a CDS encoding radical SAM protein, whose translation is MPDITGKNYKLLLINPRSQMIRKGIEFNLYTVYEPLGLALVAALTPPHWEVEILDENFDPVTFREADLVGLTSFTSNAFRAYEIAQIFRTRGIPVVMGGIHVSMIPEDALPFIDTVFTGEAEGAWAEVIADFEAGRLKKRYDGGLPELDAIPKPRHDLAHPRLIYASVQTTRGCPMDCDFCTVSAFNGTRYRLREVKEILDELESIPNRRVFFVDDNIIGHSRQTQEHAKELFRGMILRKLDKEWFSQAGMNIAGDPELLGLAAKSGCKMLLLGIESERAENLQEMHKNVNLKLGVKNYRKV
- a CDS encoding DUF4070 domain-containing protein encodes the protein MHGHGIAVLGAFIFGLESDSVEDLHQRSDYIRRSGVDAIQTTILTPYPGTRLFEKMVREDRLMKTDFPGDWQHYNMFETTFRPHKMSPEALSAAMTKIWKKIYSRKNLRMQAIKTFFNCWRPNPVRWARKGLNAALWGFYTNHLTYKRTVEQYYVEE
- a CDS encoding (Fe-S)-binding protein, translated to MLKQILFAVALVITLGIFSVTTTRILKYFRITKPFPIGQWGKRTTLMLKVAFGQSKILRKPVVGFMHALVWWGFIVILIGSIEMVIDGLFGTERALAFLGPVYDAITALADIFALIIGGVILAFLARRIFLHIKRFTGIEMKHTSHADANIALTLIFLLMVSLLGMNTFYLVHSHLALQDIKGTFPVSSYIASAEAFSDFSLEKARVCHEGFWWSHILLIFLFANVLPYSKHFHVFMSVPNVFLSRLEPLGYLPNMENVTKEVKLMMDPATAYAPAPEGQSEAPSRFGVLDVEDITWKNYLDALTCTECGRCTASCPANITGKRLSPRKIIMDVRARMKEKGPGLVKDKSFTDGKALIGDYITAEELWACTTCNACAQECPVNINHPSLIVDLRRYLVMEQAAGPGELNTVFTNIENNGAPWQFSPEDRLLWIADLHDSQNAPIEVPVMSDLFAKGKRPEYLFWVGSAGAFDDRYKKVTREFVKILHHLATDYAVLGVEETDSGDVARRAGNEMLFQMQALMIIQILQGYEVKKIITCDPHDFNTFKNEYPDLGGKFEVIHHSQFLRDMIRSGKLQLNSNGLHNKKITYHDPCYLGRANGEYAAPREVLAALSAGNVEMKRCKSFALCCGAGGGQMFKEAEKGEKEVFIERIEDAIATGAQIVATACPFCMTMMTDGIKYKNREEEMKNYDIAELVAMAIVYSST
- a CDS encoding SDR family oxidoreductase; the protein is MIRKKVLVTGGAGFVGSHLCERLLNDGNEVICLDNYFTGQKQNVVHLLKNPYFELIRHDVTMPFYIEVDEIYNLACPASPIHYQYNPIKTVKTSVMGAIHMLGLAKRIRAKILQASTSEVYGDPQIHPQIETYWGHVNPIGERACYDEGKRAAETLFINYHKQNKVKIKIVRIFNTYGPRMHPHDGRVISNFIVQALKNDDITIYGDGSQTRSFQYVDDLVEGMVRMMASPDAFIGPVNIGNPCEFTILELANQILRLTGSRSRIVNEPLPPDDPMQRQPDISLAKTKLNWSPKVPLEEGLVKTIDYFRTIL
- a CDS encoding UDP-glucose/GDP-mannose dehydrogenase family protein, giving the protein MKITIVGSGYVGLVTGTCFAEVGIDVVCVDVNQKKIEDLKKGIIPIFEPGLEEMLLRNMKKDRLHFTTSIQEATAECDVIFIAVGTPPGEDGSADLRYVLQVARDCGKYMNDYLLVVTKSTVPVGTATRVRNAIQGELDRRKVVIPFDVASNPEFLKEGAAIEDFLKPDRIIVGLDSPRAEDLMKRLYKPFTLNGHPIIFMDIASAEMTKYAANSMLATKISFMNDIANLCEIVGADVNMVRKGIGSDSRIGPKFIYPGIGYGGSCFPKDVKALINTAEEFHYELRVLKAVEAVNQDQKSVLFNKIMNYFAHDIKGKTIAIWGLSFKPLTDDMREAPSLVIIEKLLGAGARVKAYDPVAVKEAKRYLDDRITYSNHQYEALKGADCLVMVTEWPEFRFPDFSTIKELLRTPAIFDGRNIYDHAEMKRLGFDYFCIGINTIK
- the galE gene encoding UDP-glucose 4-epimerase GalE; this translates as MKKILVTGGTGFIGSHTVVILQQSGYEVIVVDNLSNSTMDVLDNITRITGIRPAFEQFDLVDPIRTADFFKRHPDLSGVIHFAAFKAAGESMSKPLEYYRNNVASLINILEGMRDNGIRDIVFSSSCTVYGQPDQLPVTEDAPLKPAWSPYGSTKQICEEILRFSSLLLSVRVISLRYFNPIGAHESALIGELPLGVPNNLIPFITQTAIGKHECLSVYGDDYDTPDGTAIRDYIHVMDLARAHLVAVERMISGKCTSNMEVFNLGTGEGYTVMEVIRSFERVSGVRLNHKIVSRRPGDVEKVWADTRLANDELGWKAERTLDEMVLSAWNWEKALAHKRQIALPENK
- the rfbB gene encoding dTDP-glucose 4,6-dehydratase; this translates as MHPMQTIMVTGGAGFIGSHLVRLLVKKYPGTLIVNFDKLTYAGNLANLTDIEASPNYRFIKGDIVDEEFVMSTFETHRFDGVIHLAAESHVDRSIVSPKEFIMTNIVGTVNLLNAARHYWNGHYEGKRFYHVSTDEVYGSLGDEGKFLETTPYDPRSPYSASKASSDHLVRAYYHTYGLPVVISNCSNNYGPNQFPEKLIPLIINNIRHRKSLPVYGKGLNVRDWLYVEDHARAIDLIYQKGKDGQTYNIGGNNERQNIDIVRTLCRIMDRKLGRGEGESEKLITYVTDRAGHDFRYAIDSSRLQNELNWRPEVKFDEGFEKTVDWYLDNQKWLDEVTSGDYLKYYEKMYQGR